A stretch of Anas acuta chromosome 3, bAnaAcu1.1, whole genome shotgun sequence DNA encodes these proteins:
- the DPY30 gene encoding protein dpy-30 homolog, which translates to MEAEQMMEGQPQVPENPHAEYGLTENVERIVENEKINAEKTSKQKVDLQSLPTRAYLDQTVVPILLQGLAVLAKERPPNPIEFLAAYLLKNKSQFEDRN; encoded by the exons ATGGAGGCGGAGCAGATGATGGAGGGGCAGCCGCAG GTGCCGGAAAACCCCCACGCCGAGTACGGCCTGACCGAAAACGTGGAG AGGAtagtagaaaatgaaaaaataaatgcagaaaagacATCAAAGCAGAAGGTGGATCTCCAGTCGTTACCCACGCGTGCCTACTTGGATCAGACGGTTGTACCAATCTTGCTACAGGGACTTGCTGTTCTTGCAAAAGAGAG ACCGCCAAATCCTATTGAATTTCTAGCAGCgtatcttttaaaaaacaagtcaCAATTTGAGGACCGAAATTAA